The Candidatus Tisiphia endosymbiont of Dascillus cervinus genome contains the following window.
GTTTTAATTTACCAAATGAAGTGATTATATCACTTGAACGCATGAACATAACCTCTCCAACGGAAATTCAAAGAAAGGCCATACCGGTTGCTATGCAAGGTAATGATGTTCTAGCTTCTAGTCAAACTGGTTCGGGTAAGACCCTTGCCTATTTGCTACCAATAATCAATTCTTTTATACAGACTAAATCAATGTCTTTGGTACTTGTTCCAACTCGGGAATTAGCTACTCAAGTGCGTGATACTTTAACTAAGGTAACTACTCAAATAAAACTTCCTAGTGCGGTTTTGATAGGCGGTGAACCAATGCATAAACAATTTACACAACTAAAAGTAAATCCTAAAGTTATAATTGGCACACCAGGTCGTATCATAGATCATTTACTTCGTGGTACTTTAAAATTAAATACTATCCAACTGGTAGTACTTGATGAAATGGACAGAATGCTTGATATGGGTATGAAAGAACAATTAGAAGAGATAAATAAATATATACCTGCAAAACGCCAGGTTTTAATGTTTTCAGCTACTATGCCAAAACATATTATTGCATTATCGCAAAAATACGTGGTTAATCCTCATCGTATTACTGTTGGATCAACTACTAAGGCTGCATCTCAAATAAAACAAGAAACTTTGCGTGTTTCTGATAAAGAGAAATTTCCTGAGCTTATAAAGCAATTAAATGAACGTGATGGTTCTATAATTATTTTTGTAAAAACTAAGCGTGGTGCTGATCAGCTTGCAAAAATGTTGAAATTTGAAGATCACAAAGCTGAAGCTATACATGGTGATTTAACACAAGGTAGACGTGATCGTGTAATTTCATCATTTCGCTCTTCTCGTCATAGGATCATGGTGGCAACAGATGTTGCAGCTCGTGGCTTAGATATACCTCATACACAGCATGTTATTAATTATGACTTACCAATGGCTCCAGAAGATTATTTGCATAGAATAGGTAGAACTGGTAGAGCTGGTCTCTCAGGTTGTGCATTATCATTCATTTCGCCAGAAGATAATATCAGATGGAAAGCTATTGACCGCCTAATAAATCAAGGTGAAACTACTTCAAGAGCAGATATGAGGGAAAGTAAGAATCGCAGAAAACCATTTAATGGTCATAATGGCAAAAAAAGTTATTTTCCTCGTAATAATAATGATAGGAAACCTTATGCTGGTCCTGCTAGAAATAATAAAGCATTCTAATATACTCAGGTAGAACTTCAAGAATTAAGGTCGTCGTGTCTAAAGCACAACTATTGAAAGTTAAAAAACCGTCTATTAGCGAAGTACTGTTGTAAGGCTTAAACAATAGTACCCTACATTTTTCTATAATCGTCATAGCAAGGCTCTTTAGATGTCGTGGCGATCTAGGTAAACAACGAAGCTGTTTTTTTAGAGTAACGCTTCGCGTATCCTGGATTGCCGTGTCGCCGCTTCCAGCGACTCCTCACTAATAGACGATCAGCAGCTATTTTAATAGTGGTTATATAAAAAATGTAGGGTACTATGGTTAATACCTCTCAACTATCGAAACCAATTTTTTAAATCATTTGAGTATATGAAGAGTTGGGTAGACGATAGTATAACTTCAAGAAGATCTAGGCAGTAGCAAAGTCGAGCTGCTAGGCGTACATTAGTACGTGAGCAGCTTCGATCTTTGGTCGCGGGAACGCCAATTCTTGAAGTTCTACCTGAGTATACTTATTTACCCAAAGTTTTCTGAGATTGGGAATATGCTTGTTGTTCAATGCTTGCAACCCTTGATATAGCCTGTTGTTTGATACCAAGATCTACTACATGCTCATATCTCATTCCATTATCTAACAGGATATGACCAAGTTTATTTACTAACTCTACATCCTTTTTAGAGAATTTACTAATAATTAATTCTGTAATTTCATATAAAAACTTCCAAGATAGCTCGACTCTATCATTGAGTGAGAGGTTCTTTTTATTATTTTCTTTATTAAATGGTTCTGCATTATTAGGATCATCAACAAGCGTTCTAACCGATGTTTTCTTGCTTTTTTTATAAATAAAGAATGTGACAAACACTAGAAATAAACCTACTACAGCGATTATCAAATTAGTATTTTGCATAAAACCCTCCAAATATATCTTACTGATAATGCCCTGCTACTTGACTCTATACCACACGATCTTCTTCTTGTGCTAAAAATTCTTCAAGCTTTTCTTTCGTATAATTTTTTTCCTCTAAGATCACTTCATTGTCAAAAATATGTTGTACTGTTTTTTCTTCTAATAACGGACCTTTTAAGCGTTCAAGAGCATTAGGATTTTTTTTATAAAAATCAAATATTGCTGTTTCTTGACCTGGAAACTTCCTTGCTTGAGCCATAATAGCACTTATAAGATCTTTCTGCTCGATATGTAAATTCTTAATTTTCATATATTCGGATAACATTAAACCTATTCTAACACGACGTAAGACTATCTTATTATAATACTCACTAATTTCTGCTTCTGATTTATCCTTAAATATCGAATCTGAGTCACTATTGCTCTCCTCCGTTTGAGATTTCAGAATACTTATCTCTTGGTCTATTAAAGATTTAGGAACATTAAACATTAATAGCTTTTCTAATTGATCAAATAAGCTCATTTTCATTAAAGTGCGTATAGGCTCACTATATTCATTTTCTATGCTTTTAGAAATATTATCACGTAACTCTTCTAGTGTTTCACAATTAAATTTCTTAGCAAACTCATCATCAATAACTACCTCATCAGCAGAATGTGCTGCCTTTACTTGTACAATAAACTTAGCCGG
Protein-coding sequences here:
- a CDS encoding DUF2660 domain-containing protein yields the protein MQNTNLIIAVVGLFLVFVTFFIYKKSKKTSVRTLVDDPNNAEPFNKENNKKNLSLNDRVELSWKFLYEITELIISKFSKKDVELVNKLGHILLDNGMRYEHVVDLGIKQQAISRVASIEQQAYSQSQKTLGK
- a CDS encoding DEAD/DEAH box helicase yields the protein MKSFNLPNEVIISLERMNITSPTEIQRKAIPVAMQGNDVLASSQTGSGKTLAYLLPIINSFIQTKSMSLVLVPTRELATQVRDTLTKVTTQIKLPSAVLIGGEPMHKQFTQLKVNPKVIIGTPGRIIDHLLRGTLKLNTIQLVVLDEMDRMLDMGMKEQLEEINKYIPAKRQVLMFSATMPKHIIALSQKYVVNPHRITVGSTTKAASQIKQETLRVSDKEKFPELIKQLNERDGSIIIFVKTKRGADQLAKMLKFEDHKAEAIHGDLTQGRRDRVISSFRSSRHRIMVATDVAARGLDIPHTQHVINYDLPMAPEDYLHRIGRTGRAGLSGCALSFISPEDNIRWKAIDRLINQGETTSRADMRESKNRRKPFNGHNGKKSYFPRNNNDRKPYAGPARNNKAF